GTGGCCGAACACATCCCAGACGCCGGGGCGGATTTTAAAAAGGCCTTAAAAATCCCCGTTATCGTGGCTTCACAGCATGATCCTATAAAGGCCGACGCGGATATCGGCGCCGGTAAATTTGATGTCTCTGCATTGGCACGGCAGCTATTTGTCGACCCCGAATATGCCAACAAGGTCATGGAGGGTCGACAGGATGAGATCATCCGCTGTAAAAGGTGTAACATCTGCCTCATGCGTTGTCTTTCCGGGATCACCCCGGAATGTCCGCAAAATCCCTGGCTTGGAAGGGAATATGCCAATCCCGACTATGGCTTCGGAGCACGGCAGAAACATGAATCGATCCTTATGAAGGGCATGCAGAATGCGCCTATGCCGGCACTGGATAAACCCTGGTGGAAGAAAGAGTTCCCTTTGATGGAAAAAAACTGGAGGGGGTTCCGTGGTCCCGGCGCGCGGTGGTCGAAGGAAGAGGAATAGCAGTGATGAGGCAGACCAATGGGACTGTTCCCCCTTAATCCGGGAGGTGCGGAGAACATAAACGCCTCTCTTAACATACGGGACAGTTCCGGCCTATGGCCTCGGGCTGTCCCGGCCAACACACAACATAAAGGAGCGTCGAATGCCAATAGACATCAAGAAAGATGATTACTTTAAGATCGATCCTGAAGCCCATCTGGTCGGCGAAAGTGCGCCTTTTGAATACTTCCCGGGTGTCCATTTGTGGTGGAATTCAATTGCGGCTATCAAACGGCCCATGATGCTCGGACTACCGAAGTCATTCCTGGAGAGCGTTGAAACGCAGGAACTGCAAAAAGATGCCGATCCGGCCTCGCTTCTTAAAGCGATGGATAAGTATGGTGTCGATATCGCCTGTCTGCTGCCCGAGTCAATGATGGACACAACCGGATATACCGGAAGGTTCTGCAGTAACGGAGAAATGGCGAAAGTGGTCGAGGCCAACCCGGACCGTTTCATGTACCAGCCGAACCTCTCCCCGATCAAATTCAAAGGCGTCAAGAACACCATCTGGGAGCTCGAATACTGGGTCAAGGAGAAAGGGGCCAAGATTTTCAAATTCTACCCTCCTGAAGACACCTGCATAAACGATCCCGATCTCTGGCCCTTCTACCGT
This region of Deltaproteobacteria bacterium genomic DNA includes:
- a CDS encoding amidohydrolase encodes the protein MPIDIKKDDYFKIDPEAHLVGESAPFEYFPGVHLWWNSIAAIKRPMMLGLPKSFLESVETQELQKDADPASLLKAMDKYGVDIACLLPESMMDTTGYTGRFCSNGEMAKVVEANPDRFMYQPNLSPIKFKGVKNTIWELEYWVKEKGAKIFKFYPPEDTCINDPDLWPFYRKAEELDIVLDIHTGFGWCAPGKFSNGLPMYLDDVARDFPRLKIVAFHMGYPQCDDLNMVAMAHKNVYVCISLVVTWALSSPRKFAKMLGEALRWVGPDKIIWGSDDPALHIQMACSVRGFRDFQMPQDLQEQYGYPEVTDEDKRKIFGENLAGLLGIDISRRRVAL